The Dreissena polymorpha isolate Duluth1 chromosome 9, UMN_Dpol_1.0, whole genome shotgun sequence genome contains the following window.
TAATTTTTTTCTCACTAATATCTATGCTTTTAAGTCGACCTTTCGTGTTGACTGCCATCCTTGTACTGCGtccgcgtccgtgaaaaatcgctccgtgagcgatttttcacggacgcaatACGCGAACGCAAAATGCAGACgcggaacgcggatacatggaatagctccaacagatttcaacTAGTTCGTTTTTTCGTggacacggacacacggacaaggaacgcggagacatggaaacccggccttacTCGTTACAAATCGCCATGTCGCATTAGATTAATTTCAGGTTGCTGCATGTCTTGTAACATGCTTAGCGCTAATTGTTTCGTTTTGTCGAATTGCTAGTGTAATAATAAGTGCAATTAATATTGTAAATACTATTGTTAAGGTTTGAAGTACAAACGATAAATCGATAAGAACTCCAATTGACATGATTCTAAATGGATACTTTTTACGTACGCGCAAAAACTGTTTTCAAAGAAAGACAGTAAGTTATTCGTAGCAATGGTTTCCCTTTGTTTGAAAGGGAGAGAAACAAACACAGAACAAAGCATCTTAGTACATACACTAGGTGTTTACAAATAGACACGTTGTTTATTACGCGCTCGGAGCACAGATAAACGCGGGATTTTCATAAGTTTATTTTCAGTACATCTGCAGTTGAGTGAAAACATGTTAAGCGTTTCACAAATTTCCACTCATCGAACCGGAGACCGAACTGTATTACCACTCGTTCAACGCTCCATCGTTAATTACCATGGTCCTCATCCATATTTATCATAATAACAATGCACTTTCACCTCATCAAAGTAATATATAtgtacaaacatcagctgtattACAcaaagagtcttcaactttttaTTAACTTTACAAAGAATTTAAAAAGACCAAGTTCTCAGACAGACACCCCCCTCCAGTAAATTGATGTCTAATAGAAACCGTGTAAAGCGCATTTGCAGAAAAACGGATGTCGGCGTTTGCTATTTATCGAAATTGTGTTGACAACGGTTATTGATATTCCAACTTTATGTTAAACATGTCCGCGTGCGGGGAAGCGGAACCTGAACATGCACAAGAACcgtaaccctacactttcttaaacaaGAGTTATCGCCCTTTTTGTTTTTGGTGATATGGAATTTTTCAGGGCTATAGCTCAGATACTATACAGTCTTAATATACcaaatttttaaataacaaatatatttaatgtaaaaatatatttaataacaatgttaaaaTCATTATCAAAATAATCAATAACAAGTTTAAAATTATTACCAAAGCGTATTTCAACAAAAATGTTCAGAAAGCAAGACAAATGCGCATGacatatgaaaaaatattaaattgaatgctCATCACGAGCTTTTAATTTCCTTTAATGATTATCACAATCgaaatcagaaaaaaacaatTATGCGTGTGTAACGCTTTTTCATCGATAATTTAGTAACAACGTGTATTACTGACCTATGGGTTTAAACTAGTATACATTAAAATTCAAAATTCTGACTGGTGTTGTGGTAATGCTTTTACAGGTCTCGCTTATGGCAGGCTAACAATTTTACTCTctcttttttacaattatttaagaatatttcatgtatttcataTAAAGGTATgtttcaaaaatacgaaaatctaTTAAAAAGTCCTTTACTGTATGACCGAAAAATAACATACATACTAAGTATTTCTATTCGTTAAACGTTATAACACTACATCGCGACTAACCTGGTACAGAATTGAATGTCAGCTTAGTTCCGTTGTTTGCGTGCTTCATATTTTACTTACTATAGCACGTTAGTTTACGCACATGCTCAATTATACAACAATAATCAACATATAGTAAATAAATGCAAGTATGTTTGGTAGAGGTGTGTCTAAAGAGAAGCTGCCTTTTCAACGGACATAAATAGAAATATGTAAATGTTTCATATCGTTTTCACCAACTTGCGACtagttattataatataaataattatggtCATCACGTTGCCGTTTTGTGCAAGACTAGTTGCTGAACATTATAATGTAACCCTGATTGCAAAGGTTGTTTTGAACacacttttatttaaaatgttaaatttgaaGTGATGCACATGGCAATAATGTGACCGCAGAGTAAACTCCTCTCCTCGCCATACACTTTATAGACTGGCCAAACACTTAATACAGGCGTGGATCCGATCTTCGAACGGTTAAAAAAATGCGTTCGTATTATGGAACCAAACTAGTTTACATCCGGGCAATTTACGTCATCCAATCAGCTGCGACCTTAGCGGTTGTGAATGGCGTGTCGGGTTTGCTGACTGTGCTTTTTGAGATCAAAACTAGACGGACCGGTTTGTCGTTTTGGTCTGTTTCAACGCCAAGAATTTGCTTAAGGACCCACATTCCGCGCAGGACTTTCCCGAACACCACGTGCTTCTCGTCCAGCCACCACGTGTTCTTGGCCGTGATGAAGAACTGACACGTGTTCGTATTTGGACCTGAAAGGCAAACATTCAGTTTATTTTCCAGCAAACCAACGTTTCAAAACTAAGTTGAATCGCTCCAGGAAGTTTGGAGTTATGCCCATTAAAttcaaatcaaatattttttttaacacatcATCAGGGCACACCTCGAACAACTTCGATGTTATAATTTCTCGGTCAAATTCGATTATCAGCCAATTGTCACCGAAATCATGGAGTTATAACCcatgaaaattaattatttgtcttAAAGTAGCCTAATGAGACTTTTAGATGCAACTTCTAAAACAATGTAACCTATTGAATGCTACATACATGATTGTCTAAAAATGTTTAGAAAACTATTGCTATCATAGTACCGTTTTAAATGCTCACGGAACGAATTATGTTCAGTTAGCCATACATggcccgcgtcatgcgaaaatgagtcttatgtgcagtctggtcaggagctaagcAATCCGCTGTAAAGTCACGCAAGGACAGGGTAACGCATGGCCTTATTTGTAGCAACGCCGGTCGCATATAaccagggacctatttgtttgtataagtCCCTGATATAACTTGAAACCTATTTTTGGATGTCGCGGCTTATCTATAGAATAATAATATTCCATCGTCAGATAAAGGCTCTAAAGCCTCTCAGTCTGTATGGTTACCTGCGTTTGCCATGCTGATCCACCCAGCTCCGTAGTGGGCCAAGGCGAATCCTTCGTCGTCGAACCTGCCACCGTAGATGCTGGTTTCCCCGGACCCATTACCATGTACAACGTCACCACCTGGATAAAGAGCCCGCAATTGTCAGCCGTGTTTTAGCATTCATGtacaaaatgtattcatatgttatCTTCGTGAGTTCTAAATAAATAGATGTAGTTGTATATCAATATAATCTCTAATGTAAGTTCAACATACTTCAAGTCCAAACACTTATGAGAATCCTTATAATACCGCCACgttcatataattttacaaagAACTTAATTCATAAGTTATGTCATATAATGGCATTTCGTTACATCATAGTAATGAAACATGTATGTGTACGGTGAACCAAATTAACATTTGGCAAATGCCCAGTATTTATTAGAACGGGTCTCAACATTAAGGCGAGAGCgataatgattttacttttacCTTGAATCATGAAGTCCTCGATCACACGATGAATAGGGGAGCCGGTGTATCCATAGCCCTCCTTTGTGTCGCCGGACGCCAGTTTCACGAAGTTTTCCACCGTACGTGGCGCAGCCTGGCGGAAAAGCCCGATGTCGATACTTCCGGCGTCGACGTCGCCGATAGTGATGTCAAAGGTCACGAGGTCGGTGACCAAGGCGTCGCTCTCGTCTTTTGCCTGAATATAAAAAGCCTTATATAGATTAGGCATAAAGAAGTTGTTGCTATCCACCTATTTTTCCGTGCTTACCAAAAAGTATTTGATGTCCTTCCATATTTTGTTTTCGATCATTTTTGCTCCATTCGACCATATTTGCTGACAAAAACCTTTCGAATTTACATAAAAGTGATattgtttgtaatgtttacaATGTTTATGAGCGAATCGAAGATTTCTTTAATTGACCTTCATTAGTTAAGCGGGAAATGCTAGTACTTTATATATCAAGGTAAGCCGACCTACAGACCCTAATTTTTTATGATGTTAGTGgattttttaaactttgttttaccTTAAACATACATGTCAATGGCCGAAAAATGGTCCTGGTATAAATGGcgctaaaataataaaatgtaagggAGCAGCTCTTTATACTCATACTTGAAATCCGATGcttttgcttaacccatttatgcccagtggactctcccatccttctaaattggatcaatttatttccaaaattaggggtgtcaagtgtatttatttctatatttagaatatttcataaagaaattcattttagcaaacagcgcagacccagatgagacgccgcattatgcggcgtctcatctgggtctacgctgtttgcaatgtcctttttgcTTAATTACATGTTACTGAGTTTTATTATTCTTGTTACAGTTATAAAGCATAGAATATCCAGCTGCTACTGAAATTGTGCGAAACTCCCTGCTAATATATTTAAGATCTTCTGATACGATACACAGTTTCAACAGCTAAAGTTCCCATCAGATCTGCGGAgcatttattgtattttcaaaaaaatatgaaATGGACCGCGATTGGTTCCAACGCTTTTTGGTTAGACAGGTTTTACGGTACCAAGATGTGAGGACGATATTAATAACATCACTGGAAAGACAGTCAATTGACTTAGTTGCATTCGCTTGATTGCATAACGTGTAAtctaaaaaaagttgtttgtttcctaATAACGTAACACAAATTATTCGTATTAATTGCCGCATTTGAACGCCCTAACTCCGGAATGCCAGTTTTTTTATATGCTTTGGTGTGTCTTATAAATACAGCCTAATCTGGAGcgagacttgatttttgtttaacccatttatgcctagtggactctcccatccttctaaatttgatcaatttatttccaaaattagggatgtctagtaaatctatttctatattaagaatatttattgcagaaattccttaaagggattttttcacggtttggtaaattgacaaaattgaaaaaagttgtttcagattcgcaaattttcgttttagttatgatatttgtgaggaaagagtattactgaacatttaccatagtccaatatagccaatatatgtatcttttgacgatttgaaaacctaaaaattataaagcgttgcaacgcgaaacgattgaataatttggaaagttctgttgttgtcgtttaaattaacaaactacgaagattgcttgtataatgtataaaatacttaacctgTGTATACCCGACGGAATAGCCAAGAGGGCAaatacgtttttacttcagactaatccaggactccgggggtcactggt
Protein-coding sequences here:
- the LOC127844210 gene encoding peptidyl-prolyl cis-trans isomerase B-like, coding for MEVVYYCMYFGSMILMISDLYHAKDESDALVTDLVTFDITIGDVDAGSIDIGLFRQAAPRTVENFVKLASGDTKEGYGYTGSPIHRVIEDFMIQGGDVVHGNGSGETSIYGGRFDDEGFALAHYGAGWISMANAGPNTNTCQFFITAKNTWWLDEKHVVFGKVLRGMWVLKQILGVETDQNDKPVRLVLISKSTVSKPDTPFTTAKVAADWMT